The DNA region CAACAGGATCGTCGAGACGTCCAGCGTCGGGTTGAGGTGTTGCCGGACCAGGTTGATGTTGTTGATCAGCTGGTTGAGCCCTTCCAAGGCGTAGTACTCGCACTGAATCGGGATCAGCACCTCCTGGGCGGCGACCAGCGCGTTGACCGTCAGCAGACCCAACGACGGAGGGCAGTCGATGAACACGTAGTCCAACTCGGCCGGGTAGGCGGTGATCGCCCGGGACAGCCGCGACTCACGGGCGACCACCGAGACCAGTTCGATCTCGGCACCGGCGAGGTCGATGGTCGCGGGCACGCACCACAGATTGGGGATGCCCTCGACCGGCTGCGCCACCTCGGAGAGCGGGACGTTGTCGATCAGGCAGTCGTAGACGTCCGGCACCCCTGCATGGTGCGGGACGTTGAGTCCAGTCGAGGCGTTGCCCTGCGGGTCGAGGTCTACGACCATGACCCGGTTTCCGTGCAACGCCAGCGCCACGGCGAGGTTGACCGTGGTGGTCGTTTTTCCGACGCCGCCCTTCTGATTCGCGACACACATCACCCGGGTCCGGTCCGGCCGGGGCATGGTCACCTCGCCGCTCGGGTTCAGAATCTGCACGGCGCGCAAAGCCTCCATTGCCAAGGGGGGATCATCTTCTTCCCGGTTCGGTGTTTCACGTGAAACGTAGGGGGCGTCGACGGCCGATGGGCCCGGGCCCATCGACGGCGTCTGCGGCCCGGAACTCACCGCAGACGCCAGCACCGGTTCCCCAGCCTGCGGCGGTACCGCTGTCGGCGGTCCCACGGGTGCCGACGGCACGGCGACCGGCGCTGAACGTGCGGTCTGCGGTGCACCGGTGTCAGCCATCGATCTGGTCCTCCCATTCGACCAGTCGGGGGCGTACGAGGTTTCACGTGAAACCACCGCAGGGTCACCGCCCTGGCGATCGCCCGTCAGCCGTGGATCGTCGTACCTACCGTTGTCATGCACCGTGTCATCCCTGCCCGCCGTGGATGGATCGGCACCGCCAGCGCTCACGTCCGCGCTTTCGGGCGTGGCGTGCGGACCAGCAAGAGGCGGCATGATCGAGCCGTTACACGATGCCGCCCGGTCCACACTATCGACGCGCGGCCAGCCTACGGGGATCAGGGCCGGCGTGGCCACGGCCGACTGTCCGACGTGTCGCAGCCTTCACGTCAGGGCGGGCGGCCCGGGCGCGGATCAGGAGCCGCCCCGACGCGGGCCGCCGCCCCGACCAGGACCACCGGCCGGATGGCCCTGACCGCCAGACCGACCCTGGCTCTGGGAACGGCCATGGCTCTCGGCGCGACCACTGCGGGCTGACCGGCCGCGACCCGTCGCTGCCCGGGATCGGGCCGAGGCCGTACCCGCCGTGCCACCCACCCGGCCGATCTCCACCACCGTCGTCGGCGGGTCGAGCCACCGCTCGCCGCACGTCCGCAGCACCGGCTCCGCACCACCCGCGCGGACCACCGCCCCCCGGTGCTCGGCCACCTCAGCGGCGGCCGAGCCGCCCTTCATCGCCAGCAGCCGACCGCCCGGCTCGACCAACGGCAGACACCAACCGACGAGCCGGTCCAGCGGCGCGACGGCTCGCGCGGTGACGATCGGGGCAGCGCAATCCGGACGGCTGCGGACCAGTTCCTCGGCCCGGCCCCGGACCACTTCCACCGCACCGGTCAGACCCAACAGGTCGACCGCCTCGGCCAGGAACGCGGTACGTCGGGCCAGCGGTTCGACGAGCACGACCGACAGGTCCGGCCGGGCGATGGCCAGCGCCAGCCCGGGTAGCCCGGCCCCGGATCCGACGTCCACCACGGTCGACCCGGTCGGCACCAACTCACCGAGGACCGCACAGTTGAGCAGGTGGCGGTCCCATAGCCGGGGCACCTCACGCGGGCCGATGAGACCACGGAGCGTGCCCTCGGTCGCCAACAGGTCGGCGTACCGGACCGCGAGCGGCAGCCGTTGCGGACCAAAGATCTCTGCGGCCGCCGTCGGCACCGCTGTGGACGGAACCGGCCCGGACAGGTGGTCCCCGTCCGGGCCGGTGGCCGCCCGGTCATCTGACTCGGGCTGAGGCGTCATGGTGTCAGTCGGCCGGCCGGACGACGATCCGCCGAGTCGGTTCGACACCCTCGGATTCACTCAGTACGCCGTCGAGCGCGTTCACCACGTCGTGGACGCACTTGCGCTCGAACGCCGACATCGGCTCGAGCCGTACCGGCTCGCCGTACTCCTTGACCTTCTCCACCGCGTTCTTCGCGACGGCCGCCAACTCCTTACGGCGGTTGGCCCGGTAGCCGCCGACGTCGAGCAGCAGCCGACTCGGCGTACCGGTCTGCCGGAAGATCGCGAGCCGGGTCAGCTCCTGCAGCGCCTCCAGGGTGGCACCACGCTGTCCCACCAGCGCGCTGAGCTGCCCACCGACCACCTCGACCACCGGCCGTCCGCCGGAGACCAACTCGTCGATGTCGCCGTCGTAGTCGAGGATGTCCAGCAGACCCTCGACATAGTCCGCCGCGATCTCGCTCTGCCGGAACAGATCGTTGTCGCTCGGCGCCGCAGCCGGCGGTGCCGCTGCCTCACCCGCCGCGTCGGCGTCATCTGCGTCGTCGATGTCGTCGTCCGCGTCCACCGCGGCCCCGGTCGGGGCCACCTCCTCATCCACGGATGAGTCGGTACTGGGCAGGCTGGTATCGGTCACGGTGTCATCTCCGTACTCGCTCGGCGGAACCGGTCGGTCCGCTGGTTTCCCGGGGCCGGCGGACGGGCGCCGAGCCTCCGGGGACGTCTGTGTCTCCCGCGGTGGGGCGGGTGGTGGTCCGGACGAACATCGACAGGTGACCGGGACCGTACCGGTCACCGCGAGGCGTCCGAGCCGGACGGTCACCCCGGACGCTTGGCCGGGCGCCGCTTCTTCGGGTTGACCGGTTTGGCACCCGGCTTGGGCTTGAGCGCCTCGTTGACCGGAGCCGGCTGCGGCTCGGGCTCCGCCTTCGCCCCGTTGGCCTTACGGGCGAAGATCCCGCCCGGCTTGGGCCTGGTGTCCGTGGTGGCGGCAGCGGTACGGGCCGAGCCGGCGGCGGGGCGGGTCGACGAGCGGGTGCCCGACCGGTCGGCCGGCTTGCCCTTGCCGGCAGGCATCGGCGGTGGCGGGAACTTGCGCAGCACCCACTGCTGCTGGCCCAGCGTCACCAGGTTGTTGACCACCCAGTAGATGATCACGCCGATCGGGAAGATGGCGCCGGAGACGAGCAGCGACGCGGGGATGCCGTAGAGCATCAGGCGCTGGATCATCTTCTGCTGCGGGTCCTCGGCCCAACCGGTCTTGAGGATCATCTGCCGGCTGGTCAGGTAGGTCGTCACGATCATGACCAGTACGAGGATCCCGGCGATCACCTTGACCGTGGTGCCGTTGGCACCCATCGCCGCCAGCTCCTCGGCGGTGGAGCCGAACTTGCCGGCGATCGGCGCGGTGAACAGGTTGGCCCGGGAGGCGTCGTAGTACTGCTCGGCGGTCCACCCGTAGAGGTCGACGTTGACGGTCTGCTCCGGGTTGAGCCGGCGCAGGATGTGGAACAGACCGAGGAAGACCGGGATCTGCAGGAACATCGGAAGGCAGCCCATCAGCGGGTTGGCCTTCTCGACCCGGTACAGCTCCATCATTTCCTTCTGGAGCGTCTCCCGGTCACCCTTGTGCTTCTCCTGCAGCTCCTTCACCTTCGGCTGCAGCGCCTGCATGGCCCGCTGGGACTTGATCTGTTTGACGAAGACCGGGAACAGGACCACCCGGACGGTGACCACCAGGAAGACGATGGCCAGGATCCAGGACCAGTTGGTGCCGAGGACCTCCCGGGACGGCACACCGATCCGGTCCCAGGCCGAGTGCCAGAACAGGAGGATCCACGAGATCGCCCAGTAGATCCAGTCGAGACTCAATTCGGGGCTCCAGTCGCATCGGCACGGCGGCCGCCCGGCATCGGTACCGGGTCATATCCACCGGGGTGGAAGGGATGGCATCGCAGCAACCGCCTGCCTGCCAGCAGCACTCCCCGTAGTGCACCGTGCCGGGCGATCGCCTCCTGGGCGTACGCGCTGCACGACGGGTAGAACCGACAGCGGGCCGGCAGAGCCGGGCTTATCCAACGACGGTACGCGACGATCGCCGCTGTCAGCAGGCGGCCACCCGGTGTCGCCGGCCGGGGCAGTCCGTCGGCGGAGTTCATCGCGCCTCCCCGGACCGGTTCCGGCCGCTGTCGGTCGCTGGCGGGGTGCCGGCGGTCGGCCGCCGGGCGGCACCGGTGGTACGGCGCTGCGCCCGTCCGCCGGACGACCGGCGGGCCGCCGTCAGCGCCGCGTCGAGATCAGTGGCGAGTTGGGCCGAGGAGCACCCGGCTGCCGGCGGCAGTGCCCGAACCACCATCGTCGCGCCGGCGGGCAGACCTGCCAGCCTCGGCCGGACCAGGTGTCGCAGCCGGCGGCGCACCGTGTTGCGGGTCACCGCGTTGCCTACCGCCTTGGACACGATGAACCCGGCGCGGGCTCCCTGGACAGGAGCCGCCGCGCCGGGTTCGGTGACCGCTGGGCCCGGTGGAAGCAGCAGATGCACGACGAGTGACCCCCGACCGGCTCGCCGGCCACCGCGTACGATCTCGGAGAAGTCGGAACGGTGTCGGACGCGCTGTGCGGCGGCCAGCATGGCTGTTACATCCCCGCGACGCCGGCGAAGGCCGTCAGGCCGACAGGCGGGCGCGGCCCTTGGCGCGACGGGTGGCGAGGATGGCCCGGCCGGCGCGCGTACGCATGCGCAGCCGGAAGCCGTGGGTCTTGGCACGCCGGCGGTTGTTCGGCTGGTAGGTACGCTTGCTCACGTCAGTCACTCCGTCAGGTGTGGCCCCGGCCGGGGACCGGAGTCGGTGTCGTCATAACCGGGTGCTACTGGTAACCGGTACTACTGGTTGACCGGTACTGCTGGTTGACCGGTGCTGCTGGCTACCGGTGGGTGGTCACCAAGTTGTGGTCACCGGTCTGTGGTTACCAGTGTGCCTGCCTGTGCAGGCACAACACACCGGTCGAGTTTACCAGAGCACTCCAGTCCCCCCGACCTGCCCGGCCCACCCCCGTACCACCTGGCCGCCGGGACCGGAGCACCCGACCAGCGGCACCGTCACCGATTTGCCGCACACCGACAACGACGGCCCGGCACCGCCGGTTGAACGGTCGTGGATGACGCTGTTAGCGTGCGCGATTGCCGGTCACGCATCAGGCGACACCTGGCACCGGTTCATCGGCGAGGATCGACCAGCCAGGTCGGTCGCGGACACCGGTGACCACCGGGGCGTCGGACCGGTGGGGGGCGACTCGGGGCGGCCGACGGGGGAGCCGGGTCAGCAGTACACACAGGTTGTGGATAACTTGTGGATGACGGTCAGTTCAGCGGCCCGCGGCATGGCTCGTCGTACCTGTTCGAGAGCGGGACCGGTCCCGACCGGCAGCCAGCCACCGACAGTGGCGGCGCCGGGGTACTCGGATGCGATGGGGGTGGCGCAACGGTGGCCGAGACGATCGACCTCGGCGCGGTCTGGTTGGCGACCACGGACGAGTTGGCGGACGAGATCGTCTCCGCTCAGCAACGTGCCTATCTGCGGCTCACCCGGCTGCGCGCCATCGTCGACGACACCGCGCTGCTGTCCGTCCCCGACGCCTTCACCCGGGACGTGATCGAGTCCCGGTTGCGGCCGGCGATCACCGATGCCCTGTCGCGCCGGCTCGGCCGGCCGATCCAGGTGGCGGTGACGGTCCGCCCGCCCGAGGACGGTCACGGCCGTCCGGTCGGCACCGTGTACGGGACGGCCACCGTCGAGCCGAGGCTGACCGAGCTGGGAACGACCGACCTCGGTGCCGCCGTACCGGCGCTTGCGGACCGGCCGGGCGCGGACCCGGCGGACGGACCCCGACCCGGACCTGAGCCCGGCCCTGGACCGCATTCCGGTGCCGGCCGGCCGGTGGTGCCCGGCGCCCGCAGCGGTGACCAGGGAGCGCTCTTCGGCGACGAGTACGCCCGGGTGGTCGACGTCGATCCGCAAGGTGCCGACGGCGCAGCCCGTGGCGGCGCCGGTACGCACGACGAGCATCCGCCCCCGTCCGAGCCTGAGCCACCGCCGCTGTCCGGGCCGCCGTCCGTCGACTACCGGCCACCGGACCAGCGCTACGGTGCGCGCTCCGACCCGGCGGGCAGTCCGCCGGACAGCGGCCCGGGCCGGGGTGGCTACGATCATCGCGGCACCGGTCGCGACGACCGCCGGTTGAGTGGTCCGGGGGTGGACACCGGCGGGAACCGGCTGAACCCGAAGTACATGTTCGAGACGTTCGTCATCGGCTCGTCCAACCGGTTCGCGCACGCCGCCTCGGTCGCGGTGGCCGAGTCACCGGCCAAGGCCTACAACCCGCTGTTCATCTACGGCAGCTCCGGGCTGGGCAAGACCCACCTGCTGCACGCGATCGGTCACTACGCCACCACGCTCGGGCACGCCCGGTCGGTGCGGTACGTGTCGACCGAGGAGTTCACCAACGACTTCATCAACTCGCTACGCGACGACAAGACCAGCGCGTTCCAGCGTCGCTACCGGGACGTCGACATCCTGCTGATCGACGACATCCAGTTCCTGGAGAACCGGGAACGGACCCAGGAGGAGTTCTTCCACACCTTCAACACGCTGCACAACGCGAACAAGCAGATCGTGATCACCTCGGACCGTTCGCCGAAGCAGCTCGCCACGCTGGAGGACCGGCTGCGGACCCGGTTCGAATGGGGCCTGCTGGCCGACATCCAGCCGCCCGACCTGGAGACCCGGATCGCCATCCTGCAGAAGAAGGCGGCCCAGGAGCGGCTGTACGCGCCCCCGGACGTGCTGGAGTTCATCGCGTCCCGGATCGCCAACTCGATCCGGGAGCTGGAGGGCGCGCTGATCAGGGTGACCGCGTTCGCCAGTCTGACCCGGTCGCCGGTGGAGCTGGCGCTGGCCGAGGAGGTGCTGCGCGACTTCATCCCCGACGGCGCCGGACCGGAGATCACCGCCGACCAGATCATGGTGTCGACCGCCGACTACTTCGGGGTCAGCCTGGAGGACCTGCGCGGGCACTCGCGGTCGCGGGTCCTGGTGAACGCCCGGCAGGTCGCGATGTACCTCTGCCGGGAGCTGACCGACCTGTCGCTGCCCCGGATCGGGCAGGCGTTCGGTGGCCGGGACCACACCACGGTGATGCATGCCGACCGCAAGATCCGTCAGCAGATGGCCGAACGGCGGTCGCTCTACAACCAGATCGCCGAACTGACCAACCGGATCAAGCAGACCGCCTGACCGCGTACCCACAGGTTTTCCACAGGGGGTTGTCCACCGTCGGTGGACAACCCCCTTGTCGTTGGCACCACCCTGGCGCCGCGTTGTCCACAGGCTGTGGAAGACGGCTGGGGAAACCGCTGTGGACAGTTACTCAGAGTATTCGTTTGTCCACAGCTCGCTGGCAGGCTGTGGACGGCCTGTTGAAGGTTCTGGGGACGAACGGACCCGCGATCGCCGGCACGTTACCCACAGCTGGGGACGAACCCTTGGGATAACCGGTGGATAACCGGTGGATAACCTGGGGAGCCTGTGTGCGACCGGACGGCCTGTGGACGACGGGGCGGGTTGTACCCACCCTCATCCACAGCTCATCCACCCCCGTCCACGCCAGCTGAGCTGCGTAAACGTGAGATGTCCACAGAGTGCACAGGACCGATGAAGACGATGAGATTTATCTTCTAGACAACAAAACCCAATCATCGGCGTTGGGGGGTTGTGTGGATGGAGCGGACAGAGGGTCCACCGCAGGAGGATGAGACCGGCCAAGCCTGGGGGCGGACGCACCACCGCCACGCTCTGGCCTATCGTTCGGTGAGGTCCGTTGACCGACAGCAGCCGCACCGGGCGAGGCGGCCACCTCGCCGCCCGGTGCCACAGAAGATCGTTCGAGTCGACGCGGAGGCACGCCCATGAAGTGCGGAGGCAAGGGATGAAGTTCCGGGTGGAGCGCGATGCGCTCGCCGACGCGGTCGCCTGGACGGCCAAGAGCCTGCCGAACCGGCCGTCGGTGCCGGTGCTGGCCGGAGCCATGCTGCGGGTCACCGACGGCTCGTTGCACGTCTCCGGGTTCGACTACGAGGTCTCCAGCCAGGTGACCGTCGACGTACAGGGCGACGCCGACGGCGCCGCCCTGGTCTCCGGCCGGCTGCTGGCGGAGATCACCAAGTCGTTGCCGGCGAAGCCCGTCGACATCGCCGCCGTCGGGGCGCACCTGGAGCTGGTCTGCGGCAGTGCCCGCTTCACTCTGCCGACGATGCCGGTGGAGGACTACCCGACGCTGCCGGAGATGCCCTCCAGCGCCGGTACGGTGGACGCCCCCACCTTCGCCGCCGCCGTCGCCCAGGTGGCGGTCGCCGCCGGGCGGGACGAGACGCTGCCGATGATGACCGGCGTTCGGCTGGAACTGAACGGACCGAAGCTCGCCATGCTCGCCACCGACCGGTACCGACTGGCGATCCGGGAGATCG from Solwaraspora sp. WMMD791 includes:
- the dnaA gene encoding chromosomal replication initiator protein DnaA; its protein translation is MAETIDLGAVWLATTDELADEIVSAQQRAYLRLTRLRAIVDDTALLSVPDAFTRDVIESRLRPAITDALSRRLGRPIQVAVTVRPPEDGHGRPVGTVYGTATVEPRLTELGTTDLGAAVPALADRPGADPADGPRPGPEPGPGPHSGAGRPVVPGARSGDQGALFGDEYARVVDVDPQGADGAARGGAGTHDEHPPPSEPEPPPLSGPPSVDYRPPDQRYGARSDPAGSPPDSGPGRGGYDHRGTGRDDRRLSGPGVDTGGNRLNPKYMFETFVIGSSNRFAHAASVAVAESPAKAYNPLFIYGSSGLGKTHLLHAIGHYATTLGHARSVRYVSTEEFTNDFINSLRDDKTSAFQRRYRDVDILLIDDIQFLENRERTQEEFFHTFNTLHNANKQIVITSDRSPKQLATLEDRLRTRFEWGLLADIQPPDLETRIAILQKKAAQERLYAPPDVLEFIASRIANSIRELEGALIRVTAFASLTRSPVELALAEEVLRDFIPDGAGPEITADQIMVSTADYFGVSLEDLRGHSRSRVLVNARQVAMYLCRELTDLSLPRIGQAFGGRDHTTVMHADRKIRQQMAERRSLYNQIAELTNRIKQTA
- the rsmG gene encoding 16S rRNA (guanine(527)-N(7))-methyltransferase RsmG, which translates into the protein MSGPVPSTAVPTAAAEIFGPQRLPLAVRYADLLATEGTLRGLIGPREVPRLWDRHLLNCAVLGELVPTGSTVVDVGSGAGLPGLALAIARPDLSVVLVEPLARRTAFLAEAVDLLGLTGAVEVVRGRAEELVRSRPDCAAPIVTARAVAPLDRLVGWCLPLVEPGGRLLAMKGGSAAAEVAEHRGAVVRAGGAEPVLRTCGERWLDPPTTVVEIGRVGGTAGTASARSRAATGRGRSARSGRAESHGRSQSQGRSGGQGHPAGGPGRGGGPRRGGS
- a CDS encoding R3H domain-containing nucleic acid-binding protein, which produces MTDTSLPSTDSSVDEEVAPTGAAVDADDDIDDADDADAAGEAAAPPAAAPSDNDLFRQSEIAADYVEGLLDILDYDGDIDELVSGGRPVVEVVGGQLSALVGQRGATLEALQELTRLAIFRQTGTPSRLLLDVGGYRANRRKELAAVAKNAVEKVKEYGEPVRLEPMSAFERKCVHDVVNALDGVLSESEGVEPTRRIVVRPAD
- the yidC gene encoding membrane protein insertase YidC; amino-acid sequence: MSLDWIYWAISWILLFWHSAWDRIGVPSREVLGTNWSWILAIVFLVVTVRVVLFPVFVKQIKSQRAMQALQPKVKELQEKHKGDRETLQKEMMELYRVEKANPLMGCLPMFLQIPVFLGLFHILRRLNPEQTVNVDLYGWTAEQYYDASRANLFTAPIAGKFGSTAEELAAMGANGTTVKVIAGILVLVMIVTTYLTSRQMILKTGWAEDPQQKMIQRLMLYGIPASLLVSGAIFPIGVIIYWVVNNLVTLGQQQWVLRKFPPPPMPAGKGKPADRSGTRSSTRPAAGSARTAAATTDTRPKPGGIFARKANGAKAEPEPQPAPVNEALKPKPGAKPVNPKKRRPAKRPG
- a CDS encoding AAA family ATPase — protein: MHDNGRYDDPRLTGDRQGGDPAVVSRETSYAPDWSNGRTRSMADTGAPQTARSAPVAVPSAPVGPPTAVPPQAGEPVLASAVSSGPQTPSMGPGPSAVDAPYVSRETPNREEDDPPLAMEALRAVQILNPSGEVTMPRPDRTRVMCVANQKGGVGKTTTTVNLAVALALHGNRVMVVDLDPQGNASTGLNVPHHAGVPDVYDCLIDNVPLSEVAQPVEGIPNLWCVPATIDLAGAEIELVSVVARESRLSRAITAYPAELDYVFIDCPPSLGLLTVNALVAAQEVLIPIQCEYYALEGLNQLINNINLVRQHLNPTLDVSTILLTMYDRRTRLADAVEQDVRNHFGEKVLQAVIPRNVRVSEAPSYGQSVMTYDPGSRGATSYFEAAQEIAERGAARRVRNL
- the rpmH gene encoding 50S ribosomal protein L34 encodes the protein MSKRTYQPNNRRRAKTHGFRLRMRTRAGRAILATRRAKGRARLSA
- the yidD gene encoding membrane protein insertion efficiency factor YidD, coding for MNSADGLPRPATPGGRLLTAAIVAYRRWISPALPARCRFYPSCSAYAQEAIARHGALRGVLLAGRRLLRCHPFHPGGYDPVPMPGGRRADATGAPN